The Halichoerus grypus chromosome 15, mHalGry1.hap1.1, whole genome shotgun sequence genome includes a window with the following:
- the ANKRD11 gene encoding ankyrin repeat domain-containing protein 11 isoform X3 — translation MPKGGCSRTPQHEDFSLSNDMVEKQTGKKDKDKVSLTKTPKLDRSDGGKEVRERATKRKLPFTVGANGEQKDSDTEKQGPERKRIKKEPVTRKAGLLFGMGLSGIRAGYPLSERQQVALLMQMTAEESANSPVDTTPKHPSQSTVCQKGTPNSASKTKDKVNKRNERGETRLHRAAIRGDARRIKELIGEGADVNVKDFAGWTALHEACNRGYYDVAKQLLAAGAEVNTKGLDDDTPLHDAANNGHYKVVKLLLRYGGNPQQSNRKGETPLKVANSPTMVNLLLGKGTYTSSEESSTAESSEEEDAPSFAPSSSVDGNNTDSEFEKGLKHKAKNPEPQKTVTPVKDEYEFDEDDEQDRVPPVDDKHLLKKDYRKETKSNSFISIPKMEVKSYTKNNTIAPKKAAHRILSDTSDEEDVGVTVGTGEKLRLSAHAILPSNKTREPSSSKQQKEKKVKKKRKKETKGKEVRFGKRNDKFCSSESDSESSESGEDDGDSVGSSGCLKESPLVLKDPSLFSSLSASSTSSHGSSAAQKQNPSHSDPHAKHWRTDNWKTISSPAWSEVSSLSDSTRTRLTSESDCSSEGSSVESLKPVRKKQEHRKRGSLQSALSEKKSSFHGSVDGAIPKLDKEGKVVKKHKTKHKHKNKEKGLCSVGQELKLKSFTYEYEDSKQRSEKAILLDNDVSSENKLKALKHDRDHFKKDERLGKMKSEDKEWLFKEEVVKVSKDEKSLKRIKDMSRSFREEKDRLNKAEKEKLVKEKSPKEEKLRLYKEERKKKSKDRPSKLEKKNDFKEDRLSKEKEKTFKEEKEKLKKEKVYKEDSSAFDEYCNKSQFLENEDTKFSLSDDQQDRWFSDLSDSSFDFKGDDSWDSPVTDYRDVKSDPVARLILETVKEDSKDKKRENKGREKRDYGDKRNDRDAFFRKKDRDCLDKSCERRKEQMEKHKGVPTCLPEKDKKRRESAEGGRDRKDPLEGTKERKDGRAKPEEAYREELKELGGEASFKDRPDCDFGKGLEPWERLHPAREKEKKEKVKLEKYKDKSSDKDKSEKSILEKCQKDKEFDKCFKEKKDSKEKHKDTHSKDKERKASLDQVKEKREKTFPGLLSEDFPEKKDEKKGKEKSWYIADIFTDESEDEKDEYAASGLRLGEAGDPPRVDGPPDPDRHRKHSADRQHSEKQKDRELREKKKEKGALEGGKDKKEKVLEKHKDKKDKDSAEKYKDRKDRMSVDSTQEKKNKQKPPEKVERKPPAEDKAKSRHRDRPDREHCRDRKASRSTEAEKSLLEKLEEEALHAYREDSNDKASEVSSDSFTDRGQEPGLSALLEVSFTEPPEEKVKEKERHRHSSSSSKKSHDRERIKKDKSEKREKSDDYKDSGGRKDPSQYDKDFSDADAYGIPYGTKADVEDGLDKAIELFSTEKKDKNDSEREPSKKVEKELKPYGSSTASALKERRRREKHREKWRDDRDKHRDRHGDGLLRHHKDEQRPAARDKDNPPNPLRDKSREESLKLSETKLKEKFKENPEKEKGDPAKVSNGNEKLPVSRDVGKRDARPREKLLGDGDLMMTSFERMLSQKDLEVEERHKRHKERMKQMEKMRHRSGDPKLKERMKPAEDARKKSLDAPPKKPLALDPALKDRKLKESAPAPPAAENKPHPGPAVDARDWLAGPHMKEVLPASPRPDQGRPTGVPTPASVVSCPSYEEAMHTPRTPSCSADEYSDLIFDCADPQPVSSTSARACSPSFFDRFSVAAGGVCETASQTPTRPLCTSLYRSVSVDIRRTPEEEFSPGDKLFRQQSVPTASTYDSPGQHLEDKAPGPPGPAEKFACLSPGYYSPDYGIPSPKADALHCPPAAAVNTTPSPEGAFPGLQAKSPPPHRDELLAPSMEGALPPDLGIPLDATEDQQATAAIIPPEPSYLEPLDEGPFSTVITEEPVEWAHPAASDQGLSCSLIGGAPENPVSWPVGPDLLLKSPQRLPESPQHFCPSEAVHPAAPGPFGATEPPYPGSPDSYPLSATEPGLEGAKGDVGEAVPASVSAPEEPAAFAPASRLEPFFSNCKPLPEAAPDTAPEPACLTTVAQVEALGPMESNFLENGHDLSALGQVEPVPWPDGFPSAEDDLDLGPFSLPDLPPLQAKDVSDVETEPIEEPALIPPEETPAGPPVVLNGGDGPATAAEDQPLRPPDQVAPRLAAEPEPPEEPQPDATVEAAVEAGAVLEGRVPEDSDSSLGPAPAPPEQQPPGSGEEAAEGQDAPAASHSVPDAPVDGSAVADGAGPLDSAGLEGPLGSIQPEVMEPEPKPAAEAPKAPKVEEIPQRMTRNRAQMLANQNKQSSPPSEKEPAPAPAPRAKGRCCEEDDPQAQHPRKRRFQRSSQQLQQQMNTSTQQTREVIQQTLAAIVDAIKLDDIEPYHSDRSNPYFEYLQIRKKIEEKRKILCYITPQAPQCYAEYVTYTGSYLLDGKPLSKLHIPVIAPPPSLAEPLKELFKQQETVRGKLRLQHSIEREKLIVSCEQEILRVHCRAARTIANQAVPFSACTMLLDSEVYNMPLESQGDENKSVRDRFNARQFISWLQDVDDKYDRMKVCGEQLLSPAGGQTSVGPHLEPSSKVTACTQHRCSGRADQCSRQRMGGR, via the exons AGAAGCAGGGTCCTGAGCGGAAGAGGATTAAGAAGGAGCCTGTCACCCGGAAGGCCGGACTGCTGTTTGGCATGGGGCTGTCTGGGATCCGAGCCGGCTACCCCCTCTCCGAGCGCCAGCAGGTGGCTCTCCTCATGCAGATGACTGCCGAGGAGTCTGCCAATAGCCCAG TAGACACAACACCAAAGCACCCCTCCCAGTCGACAGTGTGTCAGAAGGGGACACCTAACTCTGCCtcaaaaaccaaagacaaagtgAACAAGCGAAACGAGCGCGGAGAGACCCGCCTGCATCGTGCGGCCATCCGCGGGGACGCCCGGCGCATCAAGGAGCTCATCGGCGAGGGCGCGGACGTCAACGTCAAGGACTTCGCAG GCTGGACAGCGCTGCACGAGGCGTGTAACCGTGGCTACTACGACGTCGCCAAGCAGCTGCTGGCCGCGGGCGCGGAGGTGAACACCAAGGGCCTGGATGACGACACCCCCCTGCACGACGCTGCCAACAATGGGCACTACAAG GTGGTGAAGCTGTTGTTACGGTATGGAGGGAACCCTCAGCAAAGCAACAGAAAAGGCGAGACGCCCCTAAAGGTGGCCAACTCCCCGACCATGGTGAATCTCCTGTTGGGCAAGGGGACCTACACATCCAGCGAGGAGAGCTCGACCG CAGAGAGCTCAGAGGAGGAAGACGCCCCGTCGTTCGCACCTTCTAGCTCAGTTGACGGCAATAACACAGACTCTGAATTTGAGAAAGGCCTAAAGCACAAGGCTAAGAATCCAGAGCCCCAGAAAACTGTGACCCCTGTCAAGGATGAATACGAGTTTGACGAGGATGACGAGCAGGACAGAGTCCCTCCAGTGGACGACAAACACTTACTGAAAAAGGATTACAGAAAAGAAACTAAAtcaaacagttttatttctatacccaaaatggaagtgaaaagttACACTAAAAACAACACAATTGCACCAAAGAAAGCGGCTCATCGAATCTTGTCAGACACGTCGGACGAGGAGGACGTTGGTGTCACTGTGGGGACAGGAGAGAAGCTGAGACTCTCGGCACATGCAATATTGCCCAGTAACAAAACACGGGAACCTTCCAGTTCCaagcagcagaaggaaaaaaaagtgaaaaagaagcgaaagaaagaaacaaaaggcaaagaAGTGCGATTTGGAAAGAGGAACGACAAGTTCTGCTCATCGGAGTCGGACAGTGAGTCCTCAGAGAGTGGCGAGGACGATGGGGACTCGGTGGGGAGCTCCGGCTGCCTCAAGGAGTCCCCGCTGGTGCTGAAGGACCCCTCCCTGTTCAGCTCTCTGTCTGCCTCCTCCACCTCGTCCCACGGGAGCTCTGCTGCCCAGAAGCAGAACCCCAGCCACTCAGACCCGCACGCCAAGCACTGGCGGACAGACAATTGGAAAACCATTTCTTCTCCTGCCTGGTCAGAGGTTAGCTCTCTGTCAGACTCCACAAGGACGAGACTGACGAGTGAGTCTGATTGCTCCTCTGAGGGCTCCAGCGTGGAGTCGCTGAAGCCCGTGAGGAAGAAGCAAGAGCACAGGAAGAGGGGCAGCCTGCAGAGCGCCCTGTCCGAGAAGAAGAGCTCTTTCCATGGCAGTGTGGATGGGGCCATTCCCAAGCTGGACAAGGAGGGGAAGGTCGTCAAGAAACACAAAAcgaaacacaaacacaaaaacaaggagaaagggCTGTGTTCAGTCGGTCAGGAACTCAAGCTGAAAAGCTTCACCTATGAGTACGAGGACTCCAAGCAGAGGTCCGAGAAGGCCATACTTCTGGACAACGATGTATCCAGCGAAAACAAGTTGAAGGCCTTGAAGCACGACAGGGACCACTTCAAGAAGGACGAGAGACTTGGCAAAATGAAGTCAGAGGACAAGGAATGGCTCTTTAAAGAGGAGGTGGTCAAAGTTTCCAAGGATGAAAAATCCCTGAAGAGAATCAAAGACATGAGCAGGTCTTTCCGAGAAGAAAAGGACCGtttaaataaagcagaaaaggagaaattagtGAAGGAAAAGTCTCCTAAAGAGGAAAAACTGAGACTAtacaaagaggaaaggaagaaaaagtccaAAGACAGGCCCtcaaaattagagaaaaagaatgacTTTAAAGAGGACAGActttcaaaggagaaagaaaagactttcaaagaagagaaagaaaaactcaaaaaagaaaaggtttataAGGAAGACTCGTCCGCTTTTGATGAATACTGTAACAAGAGTCAGTTTCTGGAGAACGAAGACACCAAGTTCAGCCTTTCTGACGACCAGCAGGACAGGTGGTTTTCCGACCTGTCCGACTCGTCCTTTGATTTCAAAGGGGACGACAGCTGGGATTCTCCAGTGACGGACTACAGGGACGTGAAGAGTGACCCTGTGGCCAGACTGATCCTGGAGACAGTGAAAGAGGACAGCAAGGACAAGAAGCGGGAAAACAAGGGCCGCGAGAAGCGAGACTATGGGGACAAGCGGAACGACAGGGACGCTTTCTTCAGGAAGAAGGACAGGGACTGTCTGGACAAGAGCTGcgagaggaggaaggagcagatggagaagcaCAAAGGCGTCCCCACCTGCCTTCCTGAGAAGGACAAAAAGAGGAGGGAGTCTGCCGAGGGCGGGCGGGACCGGAAGGACCCCCTCGAGGGCACCAAGGAGCGCAAGGACGGCAGGGCCAAGCCCGAGGAGGCGTACCGGGAGGAGCTGAAGGAGCTGGGCGGCGAGGCCAGCTTCAAGGACAGGCCCGACTGCGACTTCGGGAAGGGCCTGGAGCCCTGGGAGAGGCTCCACCCcgccagagagaaggagaagaaggagaaagtgaaattagagaaatataaagaCAAGTCCAGTGACAAAGATAAAAGCGAAAAATCCATCCTTGAGAAGTGTCAGAAGGACAAGGAATTTGACaaatgttttaaagagaaaaaagatagcAAGGAGAAGCATAAAGATACACACAGCAAAGACAAGGAGAGGAAAGCGTCTCTCGACCAAGttaaggaaaagagggagaagactTTCCCTGGGCTTCTCTCCGAGGACTTCCCTGAGAAGAAGGAcgagaagaagggaaaggagaagagcTGGTACATCGCAGACATCTTCACCGACGAGAGCGAGGATGAGAAAGACGAGTACGCGGCCAGCGGGCTCAGACTCGGGGAGGCCGGGGACCCGCCCCGGGTGGACGGCCCCCCAGACCCTGACCGGCACCGGAAGCACTCCGCCGACCGGCAGCactcagagaagcagaaagaCCGGGAGCTccgagaaaagaaaaaggagaagggagcCCTAGAAGGGGgcaaagacaagaaagagaaagtccTCGAGAAGCACAAAGACAAGAAGGATAAAGACTCCGCAGAAAAGTACAAGGACAGGAAAGACCGGATGTCCGTCGACTccactcaggaaaagaaaaacaaacagaagcccCCAGAGAAGGTGGAGAGGAAGCCCCCTGCCGAGGACAAGGCCAAGAGCAGGCACCGGGACAGGCCAGACAGGGAGCACTGCCGAGACAGGAAGGCATCGAGGAGCACGGAGGCCGAGAAGAGCCTGctggagaagctggaggaggaggccCTGCACGCGTACAGGGAGGACTCCAACGACAAGGCCAGCGAGGTGTCCTCGGACAGCTTCACGGACCGCGGGCAGGAGCCGGGCCTCAGTGCCCTCCTGGAGGTGTCCTTCACAGAGCCCCCCGAGGAGAAGGtcaaggagaaagagaggcaCAGACACTCTTCGTCCTCGTCCAAGAAAAGCCACGATCGAGAGAGAATCAAGAAAGACAAGTccgagaaaagagagaagagcgATGATTACAAGGACTCTGGCGGCAGGAAGGACCCCAGCCAGTACGACAAAGACTTCTCGGATGCCGACGCTTATGGGATCCCTTACGGCACGAAAGCCGACGTGGAGGACGGGTTAGATAAAGCCATCGAGCTCTTCTCCACTGAGAAGAAAGATAAGAACGATTCTGAAAGAGAACCCTCCAAGAAAGTAGAGAAGGAGCTGAAGCCCTACGGGTCCAGCACCGCCAGCGCCCtcaaggagaggaggaggagggagaagcaccGGGAGAAGTGGAGGGACGACAGGGACAAGCACCGTGACAGGCACGGGGACGGGCTCCTGCGGCACCACAAGGACGAGCAGAGGCCTGCGGCCAGAGACAAGGACAACCCTCCGAACCCGCTCAGAGACAAGTCCAGGGAGGAGAGCCTGAAACTCAGCGAGACCAAACTGAAGGAGAAGTTCAAGGAAaacccagagaaagagaagggtgACCCGGCAAAGGTCAGCAACGGAAACGAGAAGCTGCCGGTGTCCAGAGACGTGGGCAAGAGAGACGCGCGGCCCAGAGAGAAGCTTCTGGGCGACGGTGACCTGATGATGACCAGCTTCGAGCGCATGCTGTCCCAGAAGGACCTGGAGGTCGAGGAGCGGCACAAGAGACACAAGGAGAGGATGAAGCAGATGGAGAAGATGCGGCACAGGTCCGGGGACCCGAAGCTCAAGGAGAGGATGAAGCCCGCCGAGGACGCGCGCAAGAAGAGTCTGGACGCCCCTCCCAAGAAGCCGCTGGCGCTGGACCCTGCCCTGAAGGACAGGAAGCTCAAGGAGTCTGCTCCTGCTCCGCCCGCCGCCGAGAACAAGCCCCACCCGGGACCAGCTGTGGACGCGAGGGACTGGTTGGCGGGACCGCACATGAAAGAGGTCCTGCCCGCTTCTCCCAGGCCTGACCAGGGCCGGCCCACCGGGGTCCCCACGCCCGCGTCCGTGGTGTCATGCCCCAGCTACGAGGAGGCCATGCACACGCCCAGGACACCGTCCTGCAGCGCCGACGAGTACTCCGACCTCATTTTCGACTGTGCAGACCCCCAGCCCGTGTCCAGCACGTCCGCCCGCgcctgctccccctccttcttcGACAGGTTCTCTGTAGCGGCGGGTGGGGTTTGTGAGACCGCGAGCCAGACGCCTACGAGGCCGTTGTGCACAAGCCTTTACCGCTCGGTCTCCGTCGATATCAGGAGGACCCCCGAGGAAGAATTCAGCCCTGGGGACAAGCTGTTCAGACAGCAGAGTGTCCCCACCGCGTCCACTTACGACTCACCGGGGCAGCACCTGGAGGACAAGGCCCCTGGGCCCCCAGGTCCTGCCGAGAAGTTTGCCTGCTTGTCTCCGGGGTATTATTCCCCAGACTATGgcatcccctcccccaaagcGGACGCTCTGCACTGCCCGCCTGCGGCCGCGGTCaacaccaccccctccccagagggTGCCTTCCCTGGTTTACAAGCGAAGTCCCCCCCTCCACACAGAGATGAGCTGTTGGCCCCATCCATGGAGGGAGCCCTTCCGCCTGACTTGGGCATCCCCCTGGATGCCACGGAGGACCAGCAGGCCACTGCCGCCATCATCCCCCCGGAGCCCAGCTACCTGGAACCACTGGACGAGGGGCCCTTCAGCACGGTCATCACGGAGGAGCCCGTTGAGTGGGCGCACCCGGCAGCCTCAGACCAGGGCCTCTCCTGCAGCCTGATCGGGGGCGCCCCTGAGAACCCCGTCAGCTGGCCTGTGGGGCCGGACCTCCTGCTTAAGTCCCCACAGCGACTCCCAGAGTCCCCGCAGCATTTCTGCCCCAGTGAGGCTGTCCACCCTGCTGCGCCGGGGCCCTTTGGGGCCACAGAGCCCCCttacccaggctcccctgactCGTACCCTCTGTCGGCCACCGAGCCTGGACTTGAGGGCGCCAAAGGTGACGTGGGGGAGGCGGTCCCGGCCTctgtctccgccccagaggagccagcCGCCTTTGCCCCTGCCTCCAGGCTGGAGCCATTCTTCTCCAACTGCAAGCCGCTGCCGGAAGCAGCCCCCGACACGGCCCCGGAGCCTGCGTGTTTGACCACCGTGGCTCAGGTGGAGGCTCTGGGGCCCATGGAAAGTAACTTCCTGGAAAACGGGCATGACCTGTCGGCCCTCGGCCAGGTGGAGCCGGTGCCCTGGCCCGACGGCTTCCCCAGCGCCGAGGACGACTTAGATCTCGGGCCCTTTTCCTTGCCAGACCTTCCCCCTCTTCAAGCGAAAGACGTTTCCGACGTCGAAACAGAACCTATAGAAGAGCCTGCCCTCATTCCTCCGGAAGAGACCCCAGCGGGGCCCCCTGTGGTCCTGAATGGCGGGGATGGCCCTGCCACGGCCGCCGAGGACCAGCCCCTGCGGCCTCCTGACCAGGTGGCCCCCCGGCTTGCCGCAGAGCCCGAGCCCCCGGAGGAGCCCCAGCCAGATGCCACGGTGGAAGCCGCGGTAGAAGCAGGGGCCGTGTTGGAGGGGAGGGTCCCTGAGGACTCCGACTCCAGCCTGGGGCCCGCGCCGGCACCCCCCGAGCAGCAACCACCAGGGAGTGGAGAGGAGGCGGCCGAGGGCCAAGATGCGCCGGCCGCATCCCACAGCGTGCCCGACGCCCCCGTGGACGGCTCGGCCGTGGCGGATGGGGCCGGCCCACTCGACAGTGCCGGTCTCGAGGGGCCGCTGGGCAGCATCCAGCCCGAAGTGATGGAACCAGAACCCAAACCCGCGGCCGAAGCCCCCAAGGCCCCCAAAGTGGAGGAGATCCCCCAGCGCATGACCAGGAACCGGGCCCAGATGCTGGCCAACCAGAACAAGCAGAGCTCGCCCCCCTCGGAGAAGGAGCCCGCGCCCGCACCCGCCCCCCGAGCAAAGGGCCGCTGCTGTGAGGAGGACGACCCCCAGGCCCAGCACCCACGCAAGCGCCGCTTCCAGCGCTCCagccagcagctgcagcagcagaTGAACACGTCCACACAGCAGACGCGGGAAGTGATCCAGCAGACGCTGGCCGCCATCGTGGACGCCATCAAGCTGGACGACATCGAGCCCTACCACAGCGACAGGTCCAACCCGTACTTCGAATACTTGCAGATCAGGAAGAAGATCGAGGAGAAGCGCAAGATCCTCTGCTACATCACCCCTCAGGCACCCCAGTGCTACGCCGAGTACGTCACCTACACGGGCTCCTACCTCCTGGACGGCAAGCCGCTCAGCAAGCTGCACATCCCCGTG ATtgcgccccctccctccctggcggAGCCCTTGAAGGAGTTGTTCAAGCAGCAGGAGACGGTGCGGGGCAAGCTGCGTCTGCAACACAGCATCGAGCGG gaaaaGCTCATCGTCTCCTGCGAGCAGGAGATCCTGCGGGTTCACTGCCGGGCGGCGAGGACCATTGCGAACCAGGCGGTGCCGTTCAGTGCCTGCACCATGCTGCTGGACTCGGAGGTCTACAACATGCCCTTGGAAAGTCAG GGGGATGAGAACAAGTCCGTGCGCGACCGGTTCAATGCCCGCCAGTTCATCTCCTGGCTCCAGGACGTGGATGACAAGTATGACCGCATGAAG GTGTGCGGGGAGCAGCTCCTGTCACCAGCTGGCGGTCAGACCTCTGTGGGACCCCACCTTGAGCCCTCCTCAAAGGTCACAGCATGCACCCAGCACCGCTGCTCTGGACGTGCTGACcagtgcagcaggcagaggatgGGTGGGAGATAG